The DNA sequence CGGTGCAGGTCGCGCACGACCTCGGCGATGGACAGCAGGTCGCCGGAATGGATCTTCTGCTCATACTCCTGCGCCCGGCGCGACCACATCGCGCGCTTGACGCGGGCCTTGCCCTTCAGGGTCTCCAGCGCGCGGTCGATCAGGTCAGGGGTCGACAGGCTTCGCATGCCGATCTCGCTGGCGCGGGCAGTGGGCACGCGCAGGGTCATCTTGTCTTTGTCGAACGAGATCACGAACATCTCCAGCCGCAGGCCCGCGACCTCCTGTTCCTCGATCGAGACGATACGACCGACCCCATGGGCCGGATAGACAACAAAGTCATCGGGGCGGAATTCGTTCTTCTTCGATTTCGACATCTGGCTTCCTCTGACATGCGCCCGCGAGACGGGCACAAAGGGCCGCAGGGGGGCAAGGCCACCCTCGGTCCGTTTTCGATCATGTTTGACGACCCCTGCCTGCAGTCGGCACGGATCCGGCAGTTTGGGATGCGACACAGTCCTGTTGACAAGCAGCAGCACAAGGCGCGACATAAGGGACTATAACACAAAAATGACGCCAAAAAAAGCACCGCCTTTCGGGCGGCGCATCGGCATTGTCCGGGCATTTAATGGCGGCGAAAGAGGACCTTGCAGGCCCTGCCCGGTCGAATCAATCGCCTTCGCCGGGCGTTTCCGAGAAATACTTTTCCAGCTTGCCTTCCTGACCGTCCATCTCGGCGGCGGTCGGCAGGGGGTCCTTCTTCCGGGTGATCACCGGCCACAGTTCGGAATATTTGCGGTTGAACTCAACCCAGCTTTCCATCGCCGGCTCGGTATCCGGGCGTATCGCGTCTGCGGGGCATTCCGGTTCGCAGACGCCACAGTCGATGCATTCGTCGGGATGGATGACCAACGTGTTCTCGCCCTCGTAGAAGCAGTCCACGGGGCACACTTCGACGCAATCAGTGTATTTGCACATGATGCAGTTGTCAGTCACGACATAGGTCATCGGGGCGCTTTCGTCTGGTCTGTTCGGGCTGTCACCTAGACATTCCCGGGGGATCAATCAAGTCTTCGCGATACAGCAGCTGCGCCTCGGGGGCCGGGCCGCGCCGGTCCGACAGGTCCAGCACGGTCAGCACCCGCACACGCTGATAGGCGGATACCGTCAGCACGTCGCCGGGCCGCACGGCGCGCCCCGGCTTGCGGCAGGGCTGGCCGTTGACCCGGATGCCGCCCGCCTCGATGCGGGCGGCGGCCAGGCCGCGCGTCTTGAAGATCCGCGCATGGCACAGCCATTTGTCCAGCCGAAGGCCGGCGGCGGCCTCGGTCAAGTCAGGTCTTGTCCTTCAGCTGGGCTAGGATCGCAAAGGGGCTGTCCGGATCGGCCTTCTTCTCGGGACGCGAGGAGAAGGTCTGGGGAGCCTGGTGCGACGGCTTGCCGCCCTTCTTGGGGCCACCGAACTTGCCGCCGGGCTTGCCGTTGCGATCGCGACGTTCGCCCTGTGGGCGATCCCCTGCCGGGGCCGCATCCTTGGACTGACCGTCGCGCGGGGCGCCATCGCGGCGCGGGCCGCGGCGCTGGCCCTGCGGGCGATCACCCTGGGGACGCTCGGCCTGGCCGCGGTCTCCCTGCGGGCGACGGTTGCCGCGAGGCTTTGGCGCCCATTTGAAGATATAGAACACCTCCATCTCCGGGGGTGCGACCTCGGCGGGGGACTCGGGCTCCGCGTCGACGGCATCGGCCTCGGGGGCGTCTGCCTTGCGCTTTTCGGCCTGCTCGGCCTCCCACTTGGCGCGGGTCTCGGCGGCCAGGACCGATTCCTCCTCGGTCATCGGCGCGTCAGAGCCGTCAGCCTCGGGGGTGGACACGACGGCCGGGGTCTCGGTCGCCTTGACCTTGGCACGCTCGCCCTTGTCGGCGGAATAGCCCAGGCCCTGCATCAGGCCCGAAAACTGCTCCAGCGTCATGCCGGTGATCGACAGCATGTCGGGATTGGCCTCGAACCCGCCGCGCGTGTCCTGCGCGCGCAGCAGATCGGCCAGCCGCTCCAGCATGTCGATGCGGATCGCCCGGTCGCCCGCGGGGCGATAGCCCGACAACGCATAGACCTGATCGGGCACGACCGGAAGATGCGGGATGGTGACCAGACCCGGCGGCGGGCTTTCCGGGAATTCGGACAGCCCCTCGTGCAGCGACCACAGGACCAGACGCAGGCGCGTCGGCGCGGGCTTCAGCAGCGCGGGCAGGAAGATGGTGAACTGGCCAAAGCGGACGCCATGCTTGCGCAGCATGCCCCGGGATTCCTGGTCCAGTTCCTTGACCTCGGCGGCGATGCCGTCGCGGGGCAGGATCCCAAGCGCCTCGACCAGCCGGAAGGCAAAGCCGCGGGCCAGACCGGTCAGCGCCTCGTCCTTCTGCAGGGTCAGCAGCGGCTCGTACAGCGCGGCGATCTTGCGGTCGATGAAATGCTGGGCCCGGCGGCGGACCTTGTCGGCGATCTCGGGACCGGCCTCCTCGTCGACGAAGACCTCGACGCCGGGATGCAGCGGATCGGCGCCCTTGACCAGCTTGCCGACCGCCTGGCTGCCCCACATCAGGCCGCCCTGTTCCGTATAGTCCATCTCGGTATCGGGCGCGTTGTAGAAACGGTCCGCACGCAGATGGAATTCGGGCTTGA is a window from the Paracoccus marcusii genome containing:
- a CDS encoding RNA-binding S4 domain-containing protein, which gives rise to MTEAAAGLRLDKWLCHARIFKTRGLAAARIEAGGIRVNGQPCRKPGRAVRPGDVLTVSAYQRVRVLTVLDLSDRRGPAPEAQLLYREDLIDPPGMSR
- the fdxA gene encoding ferredoxin FdxA; amino-acid sequence: MTYVVTDNCIMCKYTDCVEVCPVDCFYEGENTLVIHPDECIDCGVCEPECPADAIRPDTEPAMESWVEFNRKYSELWPVITRKKDPLPTAAEMDGQEGKLEKYFSETPGEGD
- a CDS encoding CarD family transcriptional regulator, which codes for MSKSKKNEFRPDDFVVYPAHGVGRIVSIEEQEVAGLRLEMFVISFDKDKMTLRVPTARASEIGMRSLSTPDLIDRALETLKGKARVKRAMWSRRAQEYEQKIHSGDLLSIAEVVRDLHRCDDQREQSYSERQLYEAALDRLTREVAAVGGLDEGGAQKRVGEVLLTRAA